Below is a genomic region from Medicago truncatula cultivar Jemalong A17 chromosome 3, MtrunA17r5.0-ANR, whole genome shotgun sequence.
GGGACGCGTTTCAAGAGGGCACAAACAACCTCATCGGCAAGGAGGCTTCCATAAACAAAAACGTTGTGATTGTGATtgtgattctgattctgagtaGTGCCCGCTCCAACTCCAACTACGCTAGTATTCATTGCGACGCTCATCTTTCTATTCTCTTCTCTGCACAACACTCCACTCCCTTCACAGGAAACACGAAACTACAATCGTGCGTCACGTGCTAACGGGACTATCATTACTTTACTTTTCACCAACGTAAAAACGGAAACGTGTATCGCAATGCATGACACGTTACGTTAACTAATGCTGAGGTAAAACAAATACCTTTATTTATAGTACATTCAACGAGCCGAGTGCAAATCTATAGAAATccaattttatttctaaaaatcaaattcaaaaaaaaaaattataaatttgattttggtcatttttgtaccctcaaaatattcaaaaaaataataattcaaactGCAACTcatgataatttttgtttaaaaattcattttagcttcataaaaaatattgtcaaaattaTCATTTAGAAAGAATATGCAACAAAACTATTATAACCTcctaaaagtgattatttttattaaaacattgtatgaaacaaaaaaaaaaatgtaattttttttttttaattaaagtggCACTGATATAGACTGAAAAAATCAATCTTTTAAAATAGGAAAATGGGCACTCTTTAAGGGCTATAAGTAGCaactatttataaaaatgtgaGATGATGAAATACTTATAAGTAGCAAGTATTTTCTCATCTCGCAGACTGAAGCTATTTCGACTACTTTCTTACTCTGATTAAGGTTGAGATGatgaaagaaaatgttaaagatGATAATTTTTAAGTGGTTTTTTTCATGCACTGAATTTCTTTTGTAGTTTGCAGttgtacttaaaaaaaattaccaatagTACACAACATGAGGATGTATAGCAACCAACAACATCTAACCAAAAGATATAATCAATTACACAAATTCGATAAATAGTTCAGAGAAAAGGTCGACAGAGGGATATAATCTAGTCGTGCAAGATTCTATAATCCCAGTTTCTTCATATGTTCATTGGCTCTGGGGCACCAAGAATGTCCAGCAATGAGTTGTGAGCCTCCAGTTCATCATGCCATATTGGAAGTTGATCACCTGGGTAGAAATTCCTGGTCACTCCCTCTGAATTTATCTGCAAGGGATTCAAAATGAAGCAGTATCAATTTATCGTGCATATTCAACAATGTAAACCTTGTCTTTAAAGCACAAATCATTGAACATGATGTCTTACAATGACTGTTCGGACAACTCCGCCACTAGCACCATCACGAGCAATGGCAAGTGAAACTGCCTTTTTGACTAGATCCTGTTGTACATAAAAATACACCGTCAGCCGTAAGTATTGAGATAGAAACCCTTAAGGGTGTTTTTGCAAGTTGGGTTTTGGAAGGGAAGGCTTTGGACTTTGGAAAAGAACAACATGATACATGagcatttaatattattatcatgttcttcaaaaaataaaaaattaaaatatcaaatatatatcaaaatatagacTTAAGCCCTACAAATCCCTCCAAAAATCAACTcgcaaacacaccctaaatgactatatatattatatacttcTTCATCGCAGTCCCTACTCATGTCTTATTTCATCTATCTATCCAAGCCAACACAACTAAAAGATGCCAACAGACACCTCATTTTGCTAGAATAGAGACCCATACCTCAGCTTCATCCTTGGTCATACCGTCTTTCCATGCTTGGTCAAAAAATCCATACAAGTAACTGGACCCAGATCCTATAAAAAACAACTCACGTAAACCataggtttataaaagaaagCAAcgaatccaaagaatacagtaaAAGGGTAATTGGTAAGCAATTCATATAAAAATTTGCATAGATAAAAAATCTAGGCTAATTCCAATTTGACCACGAGACCAGCAAATTGACAAGCAAGTCATCAAAGCCTTAACAAATTCACATTCAACCTTCCCAATGGAAGAACCAACCTTATACAAGTCTAgcaacaaataaaacattttcctaCAAAGTTGAGTCGGCTACATGGATAAAAAGATGACCTTTCATGGAAACCTTTAGTTATAGAGAAAGCATATTTATCCCCATACTATACTCTTATGCTAGTTGTGATCCCCTTGTATCGTACTGTCTTTATTTAACTGGTTTGATATAGACAATTCAAAGTTCTGAACTCCTTTCTAAAGCATTTAAAAAAACCTCTGTATGAACCAATGCCTTTTCCATGTCAATATAActgtgtaaatattttttaccaCTCCATTAACTCTAGCATCAAAAAGGTACATACTGATGTTAGAAAATATTTATCAGGTTCTCATTGTAAAAATTATACTAACTTCGGACAATTTTCCCTTttacttttcttcttttcatccaTATTAGACCGAAAGAGAGAGCAGCCTATCAGCAATTGCTTGGATTTTATTTACTCTTCAATCTCTTGTTTACTCAAGTTTTTGAAATCTATAAACAATCTAGATCAACTTTAGTAAAAGGTTTTCCTAGCATCATTCATTCTTgggaacaaaaaaatatatctgcCAGATGTCAAATCTTGATATCAAGGCATAACTTTAGCAAGTGAAACAAGCGATGCATCTATAGCTGAACATGAATACAGAAATCCTAATAGAGATTGTATTCATAAACATGTTTTTAACAGTCAAATACCTCCAATAGCAAAAGGTTGTTGTACAATTGTTCCACCTAGAGGAACTCCATAAATCTGACCACCTTCGTACTTGTCCCAACCACCAACAATTAACCCAGTTTGTAAGTTATTCTGCCAATGAGAATAAATTTACATCAGAGCCAAATACTAAGTGGACATACACATACATATAATAGTAAGTTACAAAAGAAGTATCCATCAGGATGACATGATGTCGCCTGTTAATCCTCAACTCAATTGCAATGACGACAGAAGAATGCTGTGCTAATACACATTAACTTGAAAAGGAAAATACACGATAAAGCAGTTTTGCTACTTCTATTAACATTGTCAATGGAGTAGACCGAGTAATTCTCTTGCAATCTAATGAAAAGTTTTATTTCAAGATTTTGAAGGAACGTAGCATAATCTAAACTAGTATCTACTATCTACCATTGCAACAAGCATTGTGGAATTTAGTGGAAACTCAATTATACCACTCTAATTAACAAGAAAAAGACTCAAAGTCATACCTTGTTGTTATATGCGAGAAGCCGAACAAGGTTTGCAGCAACCTTGACTGTTGCAGGTTGTCCAAGCTGAATCCTGCATAAAATGAAAACTAATAGTTATgtgaacatcatcatcatcatcataaatacaCGAACAAAAATCATAATCTAAAACATCTTactacaaaagaaaatattctaTTGCAGTGTATACTCAATTGAAGAAGCCACTTACGTGTGCTGGTGGAGGAAATAGCGCACATAGTCAGAGACAACCTGAGAATCTGCAGCCTGCAAAAAGAAATAGTTTGATATCATCCACAAACAAAAATCTCATCTTTGTATTGCCTTCATTGATACTTCGAAGCCCGGATTAGATTTGTTTCTAATTTGAAGAAGTTTCTTAATTAACTTAAGTTTATGGTTCTTCATTTGTGAAAAAGTCCCTATATGTGTATAGGTATTTTATTTATGCCCAATGGGAgggtttttgaaaaatttaaatgcgaaaaattgattaaactcattggagaaaaatgtttttggttTGCATCGAAAACAAAACCTTGAATCAGATTTTCCAAGTGTATAAACTGTAGCTACATGGCTAGAACAACCAAAAAATGAATTACAAATTCACAATCACAAAACAACCAAAAGCTCAAATCTAAACCATTTTTGCAGTTAACTATCACCACCTTTAGAAACAACAATTACgaaccctaaaaaaaagttaaaccctaattaagaaaaataccGATCCAGAGCGACAGACGTAGACATTATCAGTGAGCTGTGTGATTTTGTCAGATGCACGATTGGCAACGTATACACCTGAAAGTGAGAGAGATCGAATCGAAAATTCAAAAAAGGTAAAggtaaattgattttgattagggTTTGGGAAAGAAGTTAATTACCAGTGCTGGTTCGAGAGTCGGCACCAAGAACAACGCCGCCGTTGTAGGTAACGCCGATGATGGTTGTTCCCATGGAATGGGGAGCATTGAAATCGACCTTGTCCATGTTTCTGGTAAATTGATTCAGAGGgcgaaagagaagaagaaaagaggcTGGTTAAACTGAATCGAATTGAGGGTGTAGAAATTAAGGGGTACATGgcttatttcattatttatttatgtatggCTTTTTCCCgaagaaattaataaaaattgactatttttctgaaaagaaaaaaagttaaaaacttATTGGGCAAGCCAtctatctataaaaaataaaacttgttaTGCAGATATTTTTTTCTAACAAACACCAAGAGCATGGTATAGtaagatttaagtttatttctgTCAAGAGAACTTTGAAAAATGTCATCATGAGCATACTAtatgtgagagttaacttaaaatcaggtttctgcagaatcgtggcacgatagctgggcaacgtggcacgatggaggttttagttttttgggcaaggcactggaaaaatcgtggcacgatggagtctcatcgtggcacgatggtgcgctggcggataaaaataaaacgtatttttgggagcagatttgttacagttttgttacaaatttgttacagattttaagcagatttgttacagattttaagcaggactttcactataaatatagaccttgtatcaaagcaaactgagagatagagggggctgaaacaagggtttagaaaagcaacaacaaaactagggtttgtatagagtttgtctcttcggaacaaacactagggtttgtgggttgattcaccttgggaaacactattaggattggagtctcttggttacgggaagggattgggactttgggtagaattaggcggaagacttattcttgtaacccattgatttctctttgtaacgaaactcatcatatagtggattggagggctgctctctcccccagactaggtcagattggaccgaactgggtcaacaaatatctttgtgttcttcttcttcttttgttcttctcgccgttgttttctacttttggcttgtatttaattattccatacgctttgttttggttgcttaattatctcttgctccacacatcaagttgttattggtgtgatttttcatcgaattcacaacactaTATTTGTGAAACACGTTGAAGAAAGATTTCAATTGTCGGTCTGTGTGTGGACGATTTGATATATAAAGCAAATTGTGAAGAATTGTTTGAAGATTTTGAGTGCTCCATGAAGAAGAACTTTGCTATGACAGATTTTGGGAAAATGAGATACTTTCTTGAAGTTGAAGTAACTCGTAATGGAAAAGGAATTTTCATTCATCAGCACAAGTATTCTAGAGAAATTTTGTCTAGGTTTGGAATGGAATAATGCAACTTGGTGTGCAATCTCATTGTGCCTaacaacaagctcacaaaggaTGATGGTGGAAAAAGTGTTGATGCAACAAATTTAAAGCAAATGATAGGATGCTTGATGTACCTTCTAGCTACAAGACCTGACTTAGCTTACTCAGCGTGTTTCGTAACTAGATACATGGAAAGACCTATTGAGACTCATCAAGTTTCAGCAAAGCACATTCTTAGGTATCTTAAAGGTGCAATAAATGTTGGAGTATTTTATGAGAAATGGAAATTGAACTGAGAACTGAAGGGATTGTCTGATTCAAACTATGTATGAGATTTGGATGACAGAAAAGTACCTCAGGGTATATTTTCAAACTAGGATATGGAGCATTGTCATCTAAAAAACAATCTATTGTAACTCTCTCAACCACTAAAGTTGAGTTTGTGGCAACTCCTTCTTGTGCTTGTCAGGCTATATGGCTGAGAAATATCTTCCAGCATCTTGGTTAGACACAAAAGAATTGTACTAAGATCTATTGTGATAATAACACATCTATTAAGCTCTATAAGAATCCAATTATGCATGGAAGATGCAAACATATAGATGTCAGATATCATTTCTTGAGAGACCTTACAAAGGATGGAATAGTTGAGTTGGTGCATTGCAACACTGAGAGCCAAATAGCAGACATATTCACTAAGCCTCTAATGTTGGAAAGCTTCTGCAAATTTGTGGATTTGATAATTTggattgttaatatttttagtgTAATTGTGGGTTTAGACTTGTTTGTTTCTGTTAAGATCATTTAATCTGAAGCTTTTTAGGAGGTTTAGATCAGGGGAGTGTTTGTAATTAGTTAAATAATGTGTTACTTGTAACATAAGTTTGTAAGTTGACTCTATATAAAGCCAAGTACTTTGTAATATAATGCAATGAGACATTTACCAACTTAACATGAGGTGCATAAAGAATTACGTGAGTGTTccatgagaaaaagaaaactaaaatatatatgtgccACATCATTTTTATAGCATATATGTCAGTGATTATTCATTTGTATATTTGAAATGAACTTGCAGTAGGAAGAAGGTGATCTATAAAGAAAAATGCATATTGTGGTTGGTTTTAATAGTTTCCTAGGATACATGAACAAATAGATGGTGTAAGGAATACTGTGTATAACCAGATTCTCTTTATTGAGAAGGCTAGTCGCAAAACATACTTTCAAATTAACTGTACATTCCTTTGGTGTGGCTTGCATAGGATTCTCCAGAAGATCCTTGACCATCCAATGTGCCACCTCCACCAACAGTTAATTTGTTAACATATCTAAAATTTATCCAATTATTAGTTGCAAATGAATCTGGATTACTTAGAGCCTTCAATAATCattcaattataaaatttatctaAGCATTACATGGACCACTGAAGTTAACATCCTTAAGCATATATGTCCCTTGTGAAATTAAagagttgttttttctttccatttgcaTGCATCTAGGGTAGGAATAGGCCAGGTCAAGCCGGGTTTTGCTTAAACAGGTCAGATCTAGTTGAAAAAAACTAAAGCCTAAGTCTGGCCTATTAGCTTATCAAATGCTTTATTTTAAGTCTGACCTGATCTTTTTAAAAGCCTAACCTGACCTATTAACGTGTCTAAAAGCATATTTGTactaacaattttaaatataacattttacttatttatagaaaagttaataaacaaaattttgtaaagcATGTACATCCATTTCCTCCCCACTCCCACATTATCAGTGTGTGCGTGCGTGCGCGCGCACGCTCTCTCGcgctcacacacacacacgcatTGTATGCATatccaataaaattttgtagaacTAACACATCTATTTTGTAGAGGTTAATATGCGTGATCTATAATCTAATGATAAAACTCAAACACCTAATACTAAGTAGAGAATTGTAGTTTCAAACTTGTTCTCCAACATATCAAATGTCCATAcatatttgtataaaaaaatgtctCATCAAACTTTTTAActctttattttttggtacacttttaattaatattatttaatacttTAAAATTATGactatatgagtttttttttttttttttggtcaagtagcctagtggctagagctcacacaatttaattgtggagaagtggagtgtccggggttcgaaccccggctcctgcatataatatgcaatatccctaccaactgagctaagctcacggggataactatatgagttttttatttgaaagaagATTGACTGTACGAGTTATTATTGAGTAAAATAATTTCTTCCTCAATAATACGCATCCCTCACTTTAGCTTGGTGTCGCCCAGATTGGATCCTTTGTGAATTTAATTTTGCTTGAGATTAGATAATTCaactattaataaataaataaaagacaaaatagATAGATATAACTATaacaagtaaaaagtaaaaagaaaaatttaattgtaGCAAAATCTGTCAACCTATGTTATTAAAGCATATAAACCTAAGCTGACCGTACAATGTTGATCTCTACAATGTTGGTTTCTGCACACCCTCATCTATAGCCGCGTCTGCCCCTGATTGAAATGGGTATTTTGCCAACTTAAAgtcttcattttctcaaaaatcatcggttagaaattagaaaaagatcATGCTAAGTAGTGTTTCGGGGACACTTGTTAAGGAAGCTcgaaaagaaaattttaagttaaaaaaggaatttttaagcttttaaTGTAATGGCTACACAACTTTCAATGCAAAATACTACGATTCATTAACTAATGTCTCAGTAGCactagttagcatttcccatctGGAGGGTCAAATTACAAAACTAGTCAAAGCTTGATGGTACTCCAATGATATATAATCCTCAAAATACTTAAGCTCCTCCACTCACTCGTCTAACTTGCCAACAATAGCTTCAATTTcttcattctattttttttaaggaaattccTTCATTCTATTATCACTCCGTGTTGGTAAAGCATCGAATCAAACAAGTTTCATTCTtgaaacaatattaatttctaACGGGTTTTATTTTTACCTAGATTAATTTCTAACTGAGTTTAATTGAacaaacatttaatttaattcctAAACTATCACTTTCTCATCAATTTGATCCCTAAATTTTAAAACCCAACTAAACGTccctaaactatgagaaataCATCAATATAGTCTCCCAGTTGATTGATTTATGAACCATATTAATGGACGAGTAAAGTTTAGGGACCTTATTGATGTATTACTCTTAGTTAAGTTTAATAGTGCATGGATCAAATTGATGGTAGAGTGATAGTTTAGGGATTTAATTAACTgtttatttgagtttaatttttgaaaaatgctaAATAACACGACAAAAATTTTCGTGCTACACACGAATGCGCTATTTCTACTTGGTTTGTCATATCAAACACGT
It encodes:
- the LOC11432004 gene encoding proteasome subunit beta type-6, which encodes MDKVDFNAPHSMGTTIIGVTYNGGVVLGADSRTSTGVYVANRASDKITQLTDNVYVCRSGSAADSQVVSDYVRYFLHQHTIQLGQPATVKVAANLVRLLAYNNKNNLQTGLIVGGWDKYEGGQIYGVPLGGTIVQQPFAIGGSGSSYLYGFFDQAWKDGMTKDEAEDLVKKAVSLAIARDGASGGVVRTVIINSEGVTRNFYPGDQLPIWHDELEAHNSLLDILGAPEPMNI